In the genome of Hymenobacter taeanensis, one region contains:
- a CDS encoding nuclear transport factor 2 family protein, translating into MDVAKQKQLVQDYIEAYNRFDVDGMLRHLHEEVVFRNISNVEVNLALNGKEAFRQQAQQALQYFTQREQRVTDWQVADNRVEVLLDYTAVAAIDFPNGLEAGDTLQLQGKSVFQFVDGLIISIDDIS; encoded by the coding sequence ATGGACGTTGCGAAACAGAAGCAGCTAGTGCAAGACTACATCGAAGCATATAACCGCTTCGATGTAGACGGCATGCTGCGCCATCTGCACGAAGAAGTAGTGTTTCGCAACATCTCCAACGTGGAAGTGAACCTGGCCTTAAATGGTAAGGAGGCTTTTCGCCAGCAGGCTCAGCAAGCGTTGCAGTACTTCACTCAACGGGAGCAGCGCGTCACGGATTGGCAAGTAGCCGACAACCGCGTGGAAGTTCTTCTGGACTATACTGCCGTTGCCGCTATCGACTTTCCTAATGGCCTAGAAGCCGGCGACACACTACAGCTGCAGGGCAAGTCCGTTTTTCAGTTCGTCGATGGTCTGATTATTTCCATCGACGACATCAGCTAG